CCATCTCCACAGCAACTGTTCTGGGGCAGTGGGGATTGGCAGATCTGGCTCCTTCAGTCCGTGACTGCCCATGGCAGGTCCCTGAGCCTTACTCTCCCCTGCTGAGGACTGCAAGGAGAACTTCACGCCTTCAGCACACCTTggagtgggtgtgatgtggataAGTATGACTAAATAAGCAAGGTCCTTGGGAGGAAAAGTTTGTGTATTCAATCACCTATGCAGAGGACTCTGCAGAGTACTGACTAGCAGAAAGGCAAGCAGAGGAGAAGAGAATCAGTCTGACCTCAGAGTGGCTCAGACCATCTGCCAGCTGTTGGGGTGGGGCAGGAACCTCTGGAATGGAGGGCCTGGGGAATGTCAAGGTCTCAATCTGCCCCCATTTGAAGAGGAGCTAATGGGGCTGGGAGGAGCCCAGGGCTGGTCAGTGAGATGACTCAGCAGATCACTCCTACCACAGCCCCAGGCCAGATCCAAACTGGGTCATGAGCTGGCCCTATCCTGCCCCCACCCAGTGACTGCAGACAGCCTGCCACAGATAAAGCTTGACTGACTCCCATAGgaacttgctctcaacttggatcaacagtggtagagaatgttccatcctctgaagggaggatgaacaatatactctatgctacacctgaggaagatgggttctgatattggggcagcttggaatgttcctacttatgaccatagaatgtgagctcagatctacagggatgcagaggtcacataggctcctaagctgaatataggccccagatcacatcaaatcaattaggtttacagtcaacaatatttatacacctttcccatatttgggagctactctcttccctgatccagctttctggtccttcttccagccatgacatcatctcctcagacaataattaggatccatctgcatatcagatttcaggctcaggccaaaaaaaaaaaatatatatatatatatatatatataactaaaatatgcctactagctagctacaaaacagacacacacatacacacacacacacacacacacacacaccaccaccaccaccaccactaccaccaccaccagctcttcatctgcactattccagcctttgagtCCAtgtttggtcaacaatttgtttggctttgtatgttaactctcttttgaaccaccaggttccagatgctagcaggatgccaactagacttccctggacagacagtcccaccactgtgtcctggagctccgcttccccggagccctgccccactagggaaaaagagaggcaggctgggagtatggattgacctgtcaacacccatgttctgcggggaagcaattacagaagccagaccgtccaccttctgcaacccacaatgaccttgggtccatattcccagagggttaaagaataggaaagctatcaagggaggggatgggatgtggagttctggtggtgggaattgtgtggagttgtgcccctcttatcctatggtttattcaatgtttcctttttataaataaaaaattaaaaaaaaaaaagcttgactgAGCAGGTCCCCCTGGGTGTGTGCTGTGTGCCAGCACTtcagatgggggtgggtggggagtgaggggagagggCGTGAGGTTTTTGCAGTCACAGAAGCCCAAGTGGAAATTCCAGTTGTGTGAACTGGGAAAATGACTTTCTtctagcctcagtttcctcatctgtacagTGGGGCCAGCTCATCACTAGTATCATGACCCTGGGGAGAGCTTGCACAAAGCCCCACCTCAGGGGGTCTGGGCACAGGCTTGAGGGGGAGATGCTCCAGTCTGCACCTGAAAAAGCTGTGGTGACGCCCCTCCAGGACTGAAGGCTTGGACTAGCACTTCCCAGAGCCCCAGTCTGCTGCCAGCACTCTCCCTTCTGACCCCATGGCCTCCGTGGGGACTCAGACCCCAAGTGGCAAGTAACTAGTCCAGGTCTCCCTCCCCAGCCTCTTTTCTTGGAGGTGTGAGCATTCCCAGCAGGGACAGTTCCCTCTAACGAGTGAACCAAAGACATACTGTGTCCTAGTCAGTCACAAACTGTCCCATGAACTGAGCAGCTTTCCTAGAATTCCATAGTGAGAAAATCACTATGTGGCCTGCTGAGTGGGACTGAGTTGGGGAGGGTGAGCTTTCAAGAGAACTagctggagaaaggaggagagttgTTACCAGGAGCATGTGATTTGGCTTGTCTTTGTCTTATTGGAAGAGACTTGGGGCcagggggtagacagcacaatggttatgcaaagagacttttatgcctgagcctccaaggtcccaggttcaatcccctgcatcatcataaaccagagctgagcagtgctctggtttaaaatgaaagagacagagacagacttggAAGCTTGTTTTCCAGTGAGGAAAGAAAGATGATAAGGAGAGGGAAAATGACAGACCCTAAAGACAAATAATAAagaagggctaggtggtgggtGGCGCATCTagctaagtgcatatagtactaagtgcaaggacctgtgcatggatccaggttcgagcccccaactcccaacctgcatggaggacacttcacaagcagtgaaccaagtctgcaggtgtcttctatttatttatttattttaaattttttatatttatttattttcccttttgttgcccttttttttttaaattgttgtagttattgttgttgttactgatgtcgttgttggataggacagagagacatggagagaggaggggaagacagagaggaggagagaaagacaactgcagacttgcttcaccgcttgtgaagcgactcccctgcaggtggggagccgggggcttgaacccggatccttactctggtccttgcgctttgtgccacctgtgcttaaaccgctgtgctaccgcctgacttcctatttatttattttttaccagagcactgctcagctctggtttatggtggtgcgggggattgaacctgggacttcagagcctcaggcatgagagtcttttgcataaccattatgctatctatttgcaccccaggtttttttttttttttttgcctccagggttatcactggggctccgtggctgcactacagatccactgctccttggagactatttttcccattttgttgcccttgttgtgcttgttgtagttgttactgttgtcatagctattgttgttggataggacagagagaaatcaagagaggaggggaagacagaaagaagagaaagacacctgcagacctgcttcattgcttgtgaagcaaccccctgcaggtggagaaccggggcttgaatcgggatccttatgccggcccttgcgctttgcaccatgtgcgcttaacctgctgtgctaccacccagctccccaacccagtgtcttatctttatctatctccatctctatctcttcctcctttctcaacttctctctgtcctatccaacaacaacaaaaaaaagaaaaggaaaaaatggccaccaggagcagtggattcatagtgcaggtgcactgagccccagcaataatcctggaggcaaagaaaaaggagcaggaggagaaagagaaggaggaggagaagaagggaaggagtgggagtcaggcggtagcgcacatgtggcgcgtggtgcaaagcgcaaggactggtgggaggatcccggtttgagcccccagcttcccacctgcaggggagtcacttcacaggcagtgaagcaggtctgcaggtgtctaactttctctccccctctctgtcttcccctcctctctccatttttctctgtcctatccaacaacgatgatatcaataacaacaccaataataattacaacaattaaaaaaaaacaagggaaaataaaaaggggaggaggagtaTATATAAGGtgtatgtattaaaaagagagaaaaggagagattagATTATGGCCTAGAGCACCctgggcaggaagagagagagactgagagaaagagagagagagcgggagccTTTCCTCTTGGAGTCAGTCAGTGAGGACTGACTGGCTTAGGGCTGGGGACAGCAGTGTCCTCAGTGGCCTCATGGACCATGGGGACTAAGAGAAGAGAGGGGGCAGCTGCCCCTGCTGTTGCAACGGGGACCCACCCAGACTCAGAAAACCTGGATCCCGCTGTTGCCTCTGctgtttactttatttctttttaagattgtatttattcatgaaaaacataggaggagagagagaaaaagaaccagacatcactctggtacatgtgctgtcagggactgaacccaggacctcacacttgagagtccaatgctttatccactgtgccacctctcggaccaccttttttttttttttcccagagcactgctcagctctggtttatttatttagttatttattttcccttttgttgccttttttgtttttttattgttgttgtagttattattgttgttattgatgccatcgttgttagataggacagagagaaatggagagagaaggggaagacaggggaagagaaagatagacacctgtggacctgcttcactgtctgtgaagcaacacccctgcaggtggggagctgggggctcagctctggtttatggtggtgcaagggattgaacccaagacctcaggtGCCTCAGGGATtgaagtcttttatataaccattatgctgtctcccttactGTATTATCTTGAGCttgctttaactttttttttttcccctccagggttattgctgggctcggtgcctgcaccatgaatccaccgctcctggaggccattttcccccctttttgttgccattgttgttgtagcctcgtggttattattattgccattgttgatattgttcgttgttggacaggacagagagaaatggagagaggaggggaagacagagagggggagataacgatagacacctgcagacctgcttcaccgcctgtgaagcgactcccctttaagtggggagctgggggctcgaaccgggatccttccgccggtccctgcgctttgcgcctcatgcgcttaacccactgcaccaccacccaacccccaacttttttttatgTGATACTGGGGTCTCCACAGTGCCAAGGTACTGCCTACCTTGGcccagttaaaataataatagtcataagatttatctatttactaaAGAGAAAGCAAAATACAACCAGGGCTTTTCATGTTGTCATAATCAGCACCAGGGACTGATCACAAGGCCTTGTGCCTGCAAGTCCTACCTGCCAACACTGTGCTTTTGCTCCTGTTGCTCAAAAGCTGACCGTAATCCGCTGTCATGTACAGCCTTTTGGACACTTTAATGTCTACTTCTTGTAACTCCACAATTCCAGGAGCTTTACAAGCCaagttgacttctttttttttttttttaattatttattcccttttgttttttctattgttgtagttattattgtcgtcgttgttggataggacagagagaaatggagagaggaggggaagacagaggagagaaagattgacacctgcagacctgtttgaccgcctgtgtagcgactcccctgcaggtggggagccgggggctccaaccaggatccttaacgctatGGTAaagtgccaggtgtgcttaaccagctgcactaccgcctgactccctacagatTATTTTTAATGGGCTGAGCAGGCAGGACAGTGGTgaagtggtagagtgcaggacttgcaaacACAAGCTAAATTGCTGACACTGAATATGCCAGCGTGGtggtctggttccttctctctctcccctgctgtcATAAATAGATCATCCTGAAGGcagctcctgcccccaccccccatcttcccTGTTTGCTGTGCGTGTGTGGTCAGGGGCCAGTGCCTAACCTACTGACCATACTGGAGATGGGGCCTGTGGGCCCCTCCGGTCCTGAATCGCAGACTCCACTGCCATTAACTCTCTGCACTGCTCTGGCGGCTACCCCCCAGGCCTGCTCAGGGAAAAAACGGGTTTATTCACCGGGAAGCCTGTCTTGTCTCGCTGGATGGCCACAGCATCCCGCACCCCAGCTGCGAGGCCACAGGCGGGTGGGTGCCAGCGCTGCCCCTGGAGAGGGAGGGCGGCCGGGCAGTCAGTGCAGCTGGCAGGGTCCAGGCCCGCGGCCCGCCCGCCGGCGGGGACAAAGCGGCTCTGAGCCGCCTCTCAATGGGCGCCTGTGTCCCCGAGTGGGGGTGGGGCGACTCCGGCCtccgctcccccccaccccgcggAAGCCCCGGCCGGGCTCTGTCCCCACCCCTACCACCCCCCGGGGTCAACCCACGTGCCTGGGCCGCGCGCTGGCCCTGGACCCGGGTTCTAGGTCCCACGCAGCTATTGGGCccggggggcgcggggcggggcggggcgagcgCCGTGGGGGCGCGCGGGGCAGCCTGGTGGTGGCGCCGCCCCGGGGGCGGGTGGAGCGGAGCGGGAGCCTGGCGGCGGGCTGGGCGGCTGCAGCTCTGGCCCGCGGGCTCCGTGCTGCGGTCCATCCACGGCGGCCGGACTCCGGCCAGTCGCTCCCCGCTATGCAGCTCGCAGGGCTCCGCGGGGCCGCGCCGCTCGCCGCCGTCGCCCTGCTGGTGCTGGGGGCGCCCCTGGGTAAGCTGGGGGTAGGGGGCGACCCGGAGGCTGGGGCGGGGGTGGCGCGGTGCGGCGCGGTGCGGCGCGGCGCTGGAGGCCTACGCCGGGGTGCAGGGTCAGCTCTGGCAGAGCCGAATCCTTTGGGATTCGGGGATCCCGGGAGTGGAGAGAGACGGGGTCGCAACTCCCAGTTTCCGGGAGCCAGTGGGCTGGTGACCCCTCCCACGGAGACCGGGAGCTGGCCTCGAGCCGCGGGGTAACCACCCCCCCACGCCCCGCAGCGCTGGCCAGCCAGGACTGCTTGTGGTACCTGGACCGCAACGGCTCCTGGCATCCGGGCTTCGACTGCGAGTTCTTGACCTTCTGCTGCGGGACCTGCTACCAGCGCTACTGCTGCCGGGACGTGACCTTGCTCATCACCGAGAGGCAACAGAAGCACTGCCTGGCCTTCAGGTGGGCTCCGGCCGCCCGCGCCTCTCACGAACCGGGGCTCCCTCACCCACTGCGGGCGGCGGGGGTTCCAGGGAAGGCGGATCGTTTACCCTCGGGGCTGGGCCCAGGTGGGCTCTCAGGCGTCTTCTGCTGCCCTGGCCTCGGTCCTGGTGGAGCCAAGGAGGGTGCAGGATCAGCGCGCAGACAGAAGTGTGGCTTTGCAGGGGGAGCTCAGGCAGTTGGGGGTCAGGTTTTGATTCCCGGGTCCACTGAACCAGAGCTGTGTCATGTTGGGTCTCTGAGTCTTCTTCATCAAGTAGGGGAGCCCAGAGTAGCGGTTCAGGCTTCTATATGAAGGGGGCCGCTAATCTATACAGACAGACAGGACCGGACCCTGTGCTTGAAGtggaagttggaaaaaaaaagtccccttATGTCTTATTCCCCTCTCAAGGATAAAGTGTAAGTCCGACCAGTGAAGCTGTGGGTACAGGTGCCTCTCAAAGTGGGGTGCACACTCCAGATCCCAGCATGCCTCAGGCAGCAGAGCCTGCTGGGAGGCAGAGGTCCCCTAAGATCTCCTCCACAGGGATTGGGCACAGCCCCACCAGGAGCCCCCAAGTCTCAGCCCGCCGTGGCCCCCTGCTGGCCAGGAGTTGGAGGGCACAGTTTATGGCCCCCAGATAGGCCATAATGATGGAAGGTGAGAAGACCTGTTCTTTGTCTCAAGTCCCAAGACCATAGCAGGCATCGCCTCCGCTGTGATCCTCTTTGTGGCGGTGGTCACCACCACCATCTGCTGCTTCCTCTGTTCCTGCTGCTACCTGTACCGCCGGCGCCAGCAGCTGCAGAGCCCCTTCGAAggtacaggggtgggggtgggggatgggaccACTACACAGACGGGTGCTGAACCCTGTGACACACATGCAGCTGAGCCCCACTGAGGCACCAGGGAATTCAAGGGCATGTGCTTCAGTGTACATACGCCTGCCAGCAGTGTGGCTTTGTGGGGGAAGCTCAGGGAGGCGAGCATCAGGGTTTGATTCCCGGGCCCACTGGACCAGAGCTGTGTGATGCTGGGTCCCTAGCTGAGCACAGACCAAGGCTCTGTAGACATCAAACCATGTGGACGTGCATGCTTGTGACAACTACCATGTCACGGAGAGCCACCTGTCACAGTGCCTGCACACGCCTCTCAGCTGGCAACGGGGAGCATGAACTAAGGGGCTCGAGATCTGATGGAACGTGTCAGCATGTGGGTGTGGGACTGTGTGTGGACCCACAAGCACTGAACACAGGATGGTGACACCATATGGGAGAGCCCTGTAGGAGCACTCGCTTGGTGGGGCCCACTGGGTGATGACAGGCAGGCCTGAAGCTGTTCTCTTTGCCTGAGTGGACTGTCCCCTAGGCCACACCCATGCGGCCTCTGCATCTGGCTGAGAAATGTGAGCAGGCTGAGCACAGACTGGCCACGGTGTCCAGAAGATGAGGCAGGAGCATCCCAGGGTGCTTCCCAAGGTCTAGGCAGAGGAGCCCTTCCATGGAGACAGTCCATGGAATCCTgacctcttcccccccacccaggCCAGGAGATTCCCATGACTGGCATCCCGGTACAGCCCATGTACCCATACCCCCAGGACCCCAAAGCTGGCCCTTCATCCGCACAGCCTGGCTTCATGTACCCACCTAGTGGTCCTGCTCCCCAGTATCCACTCTACCCGGCTGGGCCGCCCATCTACAACACTACAGGTGAGTAAGCAGCAGAGTGGAGGGTGTCCTCTCActccctcctgccccacccctgccctgagaCCCTCACCCAGCTGCCTCTTCCAGCTGGAAGACCTCCAGGCTGACTTTgcttgttgatttatttattcatttatttgagagagtgagagagaaccagagcatcactctggcacatgcgatccacactgaactcaggacctcatagttgaaaaccccttgctttatccactgcacacctCCCTGGCCTCCAGCTGCCTCTTTCCCATAGGGCCTGCTTGCTCCAgggctgcggggaggggggtgtcACTTTCTCCCGCCACTACCACCCCTCACCCTGTGTTCTTGGCTTTCAGCTCCTCCCCCTTACATGCCACCACAAGCCTCCTACCCTGGAGCCTGAGGAGTCAGCTGGTCTCTGCTGCCTCTTCAGTGATGCCCACCTGCATCAGCGTCTGGccctgggggtgggcaggggctcTCCTCACCAGGCCCTGGGTCTTCCTGGGGATGGAGCCTGAGGCACGTGCAACAGGAGCTGATCTGGGACATGACAGTGACTGAGGGCTGGACAGGTGGGGTGAGGACCAGTGAACTGTGTCCTTAGGGTcaaggtggggacagggcacCTGTTTTCAGGCACCCCTCCTGTGTGCTGCACCCCTGGGCTGGGGAGGACCGGAAGGGGAGAAGAATTGCCTTTGGAGTCTGCAGGAACTCTCTTCCAAGCCAGGCTCCCATCTGATGGATTAAAACTGTAAAGGTGTGACTCCTAGTGGTGATGTCATTGGGCTCATCTGCACCTCCCAGCAGCTCTGTCCTTGGCTGCAGAACATAGCCTGCACCCAGGGTTGTGGGCATGGAAGgaagatgtgtgctctaccacccccacccccacccccacccccactgctggGCGTGCTTAGATCACAGAGCTCCACCACTGTGTGGCGTTGCATGTCACCAAAAGTCTCCAAGGctcctgcctcagtttctccatgtgTGGAAGGGGAGCACTGCCTTAGGGCCACTGGGAGGTTGCCATTCTGCCCTTCCTCCTGTCCCAGGGCTTTGTCTGGTGCCTCACTCATCCAGGGACGCAGGACAGTAGCTCCCCCCAGCCCATCCCCAATTTGGTACTTGACTGAGCCAGGCACTGTGAGGCATGACTAGCCCCCCATGTACTGCAAGGGActgtgtggggggggagcagTTGGCCCCTTTGCCTTCCTGTCTGAGAAGGGTCTTGTGCTCCCAAGGTCTTGCTTAGTGACAGGTCCAGGGAAGAAATGTTGACCTTTAATTTAGGCCCCTTCTCGAGGCATCCCCTGTGCTGAGCCCTACTCCCCACACCTTCCTCATTGAGCTCCTTTTCCTGCCCCTCGGCTTCTTCCCAGGCCCGGCCACTCACATGATTTAGGGGCCTGGGGAGAAGAAGCTGGGGAGCAGAGCTCAGTCCTGATATCACCTCCTCTCAGCCCAGTGGACTCTCCAGGAtccaccttctctctccaggAGAATGTGGCcctggaggtgatgcagtgggcaAGACACAGGGCCCTCAGGCATGGGGTCCCGAGTTCACTCCACACGTCGCACGTGTCAGAGATGCTCTACTTCTCGGTCCCTCGCTCATGGATAAAAGGTGGGAGTGGGACTACAGGGCCTCCAGTTCCTGCCCATAGGCTCTGCCTTCTCCAGAGAGAGGGTCACCCAGCCCTGGGAGGTCTTAGCCCATCTTCTTTGTGCTACTGAAGTTTAGAGAAGGAGGAAGCCTGTGGATAAAGCTCCTGTGTTTCCCTAAGAAGCgggtgtggggagtcaggcggtagcatagtgggttaagcgcacatggcgcaaagcacaaggaccagtgtaaggatcccgggtcaagcccccggctccccacctgcaggggagtcacttcacaggcggtgaaacaggtctgcaagtatctatctttctctccccctctctgtcttcccctcctctctccatttctctctgttctaacgacaacatcatcaacaataaaaaaaagggaaaataaataaatataaaaaaattatttaaaaaataagtggagTGTGAAGGTGCGCCCACCAGGAGGCAAGAGCAAGTTAGTCCATATCACAGCACCCCCAGCCCAGGACTGCCCCCTTCCAACCTCTGCTGCCTGTCAGCTCAACAAAGCAGGCAGGGGGCATTGAGGGCGGAGGTCTGGGACAGCAGGACAGTTCAGCTGAATGCGGGGAGCAGACCCCCAAGGGCGGGGGGTGCTGAAGCAGAGACAGACCTGGAGGGACAGGGTAACCAGCACGTGGGGTGTGAGGAAGGGTAGAGCAGATACAGCTGGGCCCTAGGCTAGGTAGGGCCCGTTAAGGACGGATGGGCAACCCAGGAGGGCACTTGTTGCGAGGCTGGTTTGAAGACTGCTGGTGCCCACGGACCTGCAGAGCAGAAGTCACCGTCTACTGTCCCCAAGCAACTCagctgggggggtgggatggatgGAGATGAAGCCTGGAGCGCCTGCGTCTAGGATGGGCaggagacctgggtttgaatccacactcaTCAGCTTGCTTAAACTCCCTTTGAATCTCATTTCGTCCTTgtaaggggcgggggtggggtggaccGGTGGTGGTGGTCAGGGGAGATTCTTTCCAGCCTCGTCCCCGCCGCCGCCTAGGGGCTCACTGGGCAGAGAGGCTGCTGGGT
The sequence above is a segment of the Erinaceus europaeus chromosome 19, mEriEur2.1, whole genome shotgun sequence genome. Coding sequences within it:
- the SHISA4 gene encoding protein shisa-4, with translation MQLAGLRGAAPLAAVALLVLGAPLALASQDCLWYLDRNGSWHPGFDCEFLTFCCGTCYQRYCCRDVTLLITERQQKHCLAFSPKTIAGIASAVILFVAVVTTTICCFLCSCCYLYRRRQQLQSPFEGQEIPMTGIPVQPMYPYPQDPKAGPSSAQPGFMYPPSGPAPQYPLYPAGPPIYNTTAPPPYMPPQASYPGA